A genomic region of Raphanus sativus cultivar WK10039 chromosome 6, ASM80110v3, whole genome shotgun sequence contains the following coding sequences:
- the LOC108812219 gene encoding probable carboxylesterase 120, protein MSEPSPVSDPYAHMSMVKNPDGSITRDPTRFTGVPATPDPPSPQIPVASKDITVNHSISTWMRLYVPTAALNDDVPSKKLPLIVYYHGGGFVICSVDLKHFHDFCNLMARELNAVVASPSYRLAPEHRLPAAYDDGRDALEFIRTSDDEWIKSHADLDNVFLMGTSAGGNLAYNVGLRSAFAADLSPLRIRGLILHHPFFGGEERCESEITLKNDQVFPPNVGDICWELCLPVGANRDHEYSNPTVGDGAVNMEVIGRLGWKVMVSGGGRDPMIDRQRDVAKLMKEKGVDVVERFTDGDVHGAELGDPTKSETLFASIRNLIYSSVP, encoded by the coding sequence ATGTCTGAGCCATCTCCAGTCTCCGATCCTTACGCACATATGAGCATGGTAAAGAATCCAGATGGCTCCATCACTCGCGACCCCACCAGATTCACGGGCGTCCCAGCCACACCTGATCCCCCCTCTCCGCAAATCCCCGTCGCATCCAAAGACATCACCGTGAACCACTCAATCTCCACGTGGATGCGTCTCTACGTCCCCACCGCCGCACTAAACGACGACGTACCATCTAAAAAACTCCCTCTAATAGTTTACTACCACGGCGGAGGCTTCGTCATCTGCAGCGTCGACTTAAAACATTTCCACGACTTCTGCAACCTCATGGCGCGTGAGCTCAACGCGGTCGTCGCGTCACCTTCCTACCGGCTAGCTCCCGAGCACAGACTCCCGGCGGCTTACGACGACGGGAGGGACGCTCTGGAGTTTATCAGAACCTCCGACGACGAGTGGATCAAATCTCACGCCGATCTCGATAACGTGTTCCTCATGGGGACAAGCGCCGGTGGCAACTTGGCCTACAACGTCGGGCTTAGATCCGCCTTCGCAGCGGATCTAAGCCCTTTACGTATCCGTGGACTGATCTTACACCATCCCTTCTTTGGTGGAGAAGAGCGGTGCGAGTCCGAGATCACTCTCAAGAACGATCAGGTTTTTCCGCCTAACGTCGGAGACATTTGCTGGGAGCTTTGTCTCCCTGTCGGAGCCAACCGGGATCACGAGTATTCGAATCCGACGGTGGGAGATGGAGCGGTGAATATGGAGGTGATCGGACGGTTGGGATGGAAGGTGATGGTGAGCGGAGGAGGAAGAGATCCGATGATAGATAGGCAGAGAGATGTGGCGAAGTTGATGAAGGAGAAGGGAGTTGATGTGGTGGAGCGTTTTACCGACGGCGATGTTCACGGTGCTGAGCTCGGAGATCCGACCAAGAGTGAAACTCTGTTTGCTTCCATCAGAAATCTCATTTACTCTTCTGTACCGTaa